From Sporohalobacter salinus, one genomic window encodes:
- a CDS encoding VanW family protein: MILNIIDFNKKTVAIIFLVIIALLLVTNLVVERINRRLYGVEKDVIYEGQLVEYLFRTEVYKLVRKDAVENRIWSKNARIDGETGRIIAERKGEIIDVESTVNKIMTAEAESRIESEVYQIHPYPTIQDLKKVTEVMGKYKTVISGNRKRVKNIKLATKSINNYILYSDKIFSFNQVVGPRTKKRGYKKGPVLYNGTAGSGIGGGVCQVSSTLYNAVQKANLQIIERYPHSSSVGYVPEGQDAAVAWNLLDFKFHNQYSFPLIIKGSIHGRVLIIKILGQQQE, translated from the coding sequence ATGATACTGAATATTATTGATTTTAATAAAAAAACTGTAGCAATAATTTTTTTAGTTATTATAGCATTATTGTTGGTTACTAATTTAGTTGTTGAAAGAATCAACCGAAGGTTATATGGAGTGGAAAAAGATGTTATTTATGAAGGACAATTAGTAGAATATCTTTTTCGAACTGAAGTTTATAAATTAGTAAGAAAAGATGCTGTAGAGAATAGAATTTGGAGTAAAAACGCTAGAATAGATGGTGAAACTGGAAGGATAATTGCTGAGAGAAAAGGGGAAATTATAGATGTAGAAAGTACAGTAAATAAGATTATGACAGCAGAAGCTGAGAGTAGAATAGAATCTGAGGTTTATCAAATACATCCTTATCCAACTATTCAAGACTTAAAGAAAGTTACAGAGGTGATGGGTAAGTATAAAACAGTTATTAGCGGTAATCGAAAAAGAGTAAAAAATATTAAGTTAGCAACTAAAAGTATAAATAATTATATTTTATATTCTGATAAAATATTTTCCTTTAATCAAGTAGTTGGTCCGCGAACAAAAAAACGAGGATATAAGAAAGGGCCAGTTTTGTATAATGGGACTGCAGGGTCAGGAATTGGAGGCGGTGTTTGTCAGGTTTCTAGTACGCTTTATAATGCAGTGCAGAAAGCTAATTTACAGATAATAGAAAGATATCCTCATTCTAGTTCAGTAGGATATGTGCCGGAAGGTCAGGATGCAGCAGTAGCTTGGAATTTATTAGATTTTAAATTTCATAATCAATATTCGTTTCCATTAATTATTAAGGGTAGTATACATGGAAGAGTATTAATAATTAAAATTTTAGGCCAGCAGCAGGAATAA
- a CDS encoding polysaccharide deacetylase family protein produces MFNKFRFYFIPLHRIVLLGIIILLITASFIVNMLTSDVAPVVNNEVNPYYHGPETKKEMALTINVAWGQEHIPKMLKVLKEKNVEATFFFLGKWVKKFPELTKEIANEGHEVGNHGYRHLHPNKLSRERLKNLIKKNEKLLQDITGEKIDLFAPPYGEYNEKVVKLADELGYKTIMWTADTIDWKRPEPKVIIHRVMRDSSNGGIILMHPTEPTAKALSKMIDKLQAEGYKLVTVSELLTKSGD; encoded by the coding sequence ATGTTTAATAAGTTTAGATTTTATTTTATTCCTTTACATCGAATAGTACTATTAGGGATTATTATTTTATTGATAACAGCTAGTTTTATAGTTAATATGCTAACATCTGATGTAGCACCAGTAGTAAACAATGAAGTTAATCCCTATTATCATGGTCCTGAGACTAAAAAAGAGATGGCCTTAACAATCAATGTAGCCTGGGGACAGGAACATATACCTAAGATGCTTAAAGTATTGAAGGAAAAGAATGTAGAGGCTACTTTCTTTTTTCTTGGTAAATGGGTAAAGAAGTTTCCTGAATTAACTAAAGAGATAGCTAATGAAGGACATGAAGTGGGCAACCATGGGTATCGACATCTTCATCCTAATAAATTATCTCGAGAACGCTTAAAAAATTTAATTAAGAAGAACGAAAAGTTATTGCAGGATATAACTGGAGAAAAAATTGATCTGTTTGCTCCACCTTATGGGGAATATAATGAAAAAGTAGTCAAATTAGCTGATGAATTAGGCTATAAAACAATTATGTGGACAGCAGATACAATTGATTGGAAACGTCCAGAACCAAAGGTGATTATTCATAGAGTAATGCGTGATTCTAGTAATGGAGGAATTATTTTAATGCATCCTACTGAGCCGACAGCTAAGGCATTATCAAAGATGATCGATAAATTACAGGCTGAAGGGTATAAATTAGTAACTGTATCTGAATTGCTGACAAAGTCAGGTGATTAA
- the pdaB gene encoding polysaccharide deacetylase family sporulation protein PdaB — MNLYLSKWVALILLLIIGVGIFFLGNLTSNLSEKVSLLTGSRLVPIYKVDTSQKKIAITLDGMWGAEYTEDILKVLREHDIKITFFFGGNWLEEYPEMAKKIAEDGHEIGNHTYSHPHLNSLSRSEIKKELTKNQEQIENLVGKQPKVFRPPFGEYSNKVINVAKKLNFKTIQWSIDSLDWKDPGVDSIVNRVLNKVGPGDIILMHNNATVIVEALEILVPKLKKQGYEIVKVSELTYDNNYYIESHSGVQKKRRNSGEE; from the coding sequence GTGAATCTTTATCTTTCAAAGTGGGTTGCTTTAATTTTATTATTGATTATTGGAGTGGGTATTTTCTTTTTAGGAAATTTAACTTCTAATTTAAGTGAAAAGGTTAGTTTATTAACTGGAAGTCGATTAGTACCTATCTATAAAGTAGATACTTCACAAAAGAAGATAGCTATTACATTGGATGGAATGTGGGGAGCTGAATATACTGAAGATATTTTAAAAGTTCTTCGTGAGCATGATATTAAAATTACTTTCTTTTTTGGTGGTAATTGGTTAGAGGAGTATCCAGAGATGGCTAAAAAGATAGCGGAGGATGGACATGAGATCGGTAATCATACTTATAGTCATCCTCATCTAAATTCTTTAAGCAGATCAGAAATAAAAAAAGAATTAACTAAAAATCAGGAACAGATTGAAAATTTAGTTGGTAAGCAGCCTAAGGTGTTTCGACCTCCTTTTGGAGAATATAGTAATAAAGTAATTAATGTTGCTAAAAAATTAAATTTTAAAACGATTCAGTGGAGTATTGATTCATTGGATTGGAAGGATCCAGGTGTTGATTCTATTGTTAATCGTGTATTAAATAAAGTAGGTCCTGGCGATATTATTTTGATGCATAATAATGCTACAGTTATTGTTGAAGCGCTTGAGATTTTAGTACCAAAGTTGAAAAAGCAGGGCTATGAAATAGTAAAAGTATCTGAGTTGACTTATGATAATAATTATTATATTGAGAGCCATTCTGGAGTGCAAAAGAAAAGAAGAAATTCTGGAGAGGAGTAA